CGCGGCAACGGCAAGATATTCCTGATCTCCGGCGCCGGCGCCAACCAGCTCACGGACGAAGCATGCGCGCCGACCAGCGTGCAATGGACCCAGGACGCCTACTCCACTGCGACGGCCGTCGTCTCCGGCATCATGCAGACCAGCAAGGATCCCTGGTTCTTCATCACAGGTGATTACGCCTTCGGTCATTCGATCGAGGCGACTGCGCGGGAGCGCATCGCCGCGCTCGGCGGCAGGGTTGCCGGCGGCGTGAAAGCCCAGCTCGGCACACCCGATTACAGCTCGTTCCTGCTTCAGGCGCAGTCATCAGGCGCCAAAATCCTGGCCATCAACGTTGCCGGCGACAACGCCACCGCGATCAAGCAGGCCGAGGAATTCGGGCTCGCCGCCCAGGGGATGAAGATCGTGCCGATGTCGTTTCAGAACGTCGACATCGAATCCGTTGGTCTTAAGGCGACGCGTGGCGACCTCATCGTGACCTCGTTCTTCGAGGACGTCTCGCCGGCGGCACGGAAATTCTCCGATGCGTTCTATGCCCGTCGCAAGGCGATGCCGTCGCAGATCCAGGCCGGCGTCTATTCTGCCGTGCGCCACTATCTGCAAGCCGTGAAGGATACCGACTCGGACGACAGCGCGGCCGTGATGGCGAAGATGAAGGCGACGCCGGTGTCGGACGCCTATACGCCGAACGGTCGCATTCGCGAGGACCAGCGCATGGTGCACGATCTCTACCTGGTGCAGGTCAAGACGCCCGAGGAATCCAAGGGGCCGTGGGATTTCGTCAAGCTGGTCGCGACCATTCCGCCCGACCAGGCCTTCCGTCCGCTCGACCGCAGCAAGTGCAGCCTGGTCGGCAAGTAAGCTCAGGCGAGATAGCGCGCCAGATAGCCTTCCATCGCGTAGAGCGCGCAGAGCGCGAGGCTCGACCACACCGCGGCGCTGAAATACAGGA
This genomic stretch from Bradyrhizobium daqingense harbors:
- a CDS encoding ABC transporter substrate-binding protein; its protein translation is MAPVRTTSTALLLIMMAVAGSTARAEIKGDALRIGVLTDMNGVFATAMGPGSVEAARMAAEEFDGKINGKPIEILQADHQNKPDLAASLARKWFSDGVQAVADGGSSGAALAVQELVRGNGKIFLISGAGANQLTDEACAPTSVQWTQDAYSTATAVVSGIMQTSKDPWFFITGDYAFGHSIEATARERIAALGGRVAGGVKAQLGTPDYSSFLLQAQSSGAKILAINVAGDNATAIKQAEEFGLAAQGMKIVPMSFQNVDIESVGLKATRGDLIVTSFFEDVSPAARKFSDAFYARRKAMPSQIQAGVYSAVRHYLQAVKDTDSDDSAAVMAKMKATPVSDAYTPNGRIREDQRMVHDLYLVQVKTPEESKGPWDFVKLVATIPPDQAFRPLDRSKCSLVGK